One candidate division WOR-3 bacterium genomic region harbors:
- the rocD gene encoding ornithine--oxo-acid transaminase produces the protein MTRSEELIKQVFDYSARNYNPLPVVLSRGAGVWVYDVEGKKYLDMLSSYSALNQGHCHPKIVQTLKEQSEKLTLTSRAFHNDQFPIFCRYLCEITRKDKVLLMNTGAEAVETAIKAARKWGYLKKKVKENCAEIIVCENNFHGRTTTIISFSSEEQYRLGFGPYTPGFKIIPYDDLSALENAINPNTVGFLVEPIQGEGGVIIPKPGYLKKAQEICQKHNVLFILDEIQTGLGRTGKLFAYEYEDAIPDILILGKALGGGVYPVSAICANDDIMDVFTPGDHGSTFGGNPLACAVGMSALDVIMKENLIENARIMGEYFISKLNAIKSPCIQEIRGKGLLIGVEIKRTFGKARPFCEQLMAEGILAKETHDYVIRFAPPLIIKKEDIDWAIPKIEKVLTKQ, from the coding sequence ATGACAAGAAGTGAAGAACTGATAAAGCAAGTTTTTGATTATAGTGCTCGGAATTATAATCCGTTGCCCGTAGTATTAAGCCGAGGCGCTGGTGTCTGGGTCTATGATGTTGAAGGGAAAAAATATCTTGATATGCTCTCTTCATATTCCGCATTAAATCAAGGACATTGCCATCCGAAAATTGTTCAGACTCTTAAAGAACAATCGGAAAAATTAACCTTAACTTCACGAGCATTTCATAATGACCAATTTCCCATCTTTTGTAGATATCTTTGTGAAATTACCCGAAAAGATAAAGTGCTTTTAATGAATACGGGTGCGGAAGCAGTTGAAACTGCAATTAAAGCCGCACGCAAATGGGGCTATCTGAAAAAGAAAGTTAAAGAAAATTGTGCTGAGATTATTGTCTGTGAAAATAATTTTCATGGTCGAACTACGACAATTATTAGTTTTTCTTCTGAAGAACAATATCGCTTAGGATTCGGTCCTTACACACCGGGTTTTAAGATTATTCCTTATGACGATTTATCCGCATTAGAAAATGCAATAAATCCCAATACCGTCGGTTTTTTAGTTGAGCCGATTCAAGGTGAAGGCGGAGTTATTATACCCAAACCCGGCTATCTAAAAAAAGCACAAGAAATCTGCCAAAAGCATAATGTCCTTTTTATCTTAGATGAAATCCAAACTGGTTTGGGAAGAACTGGTAAGTTGTTTGCTTATGAATATGAAGATGCCATACCTGATATTTTAATTTTAGGTAAAGCCTTAGGCGGCGGTGTCTATCCCGTTTCTGCAATTTGTGCTAATGATGATATTATGGATGTCTTTACCCCAGGCGACCATGGTTCTACTTTTGGCGGCAATCCTCTGGCGTGTGCTGTAGGAATGTCTGCTTTAGATGTGATTATGAAAGAGAATTTAATTGAGAATGCTCGAATAATGGGCGAATATTTCATTAGTAAATTAAATGCAATTAAATCACCTTGTATTCAAGAAATAAGAGGTAAAGGTTTGTTGATTGGTGTGGAAATAAAAAGAACTTTTGGTAAAGCACGACCATTTTGCGAACAGTTGATGGCTGAAGGCATATTAGCAAAAGAGACGCACGATTATGTAATTCGGTTTGCGCCACCTTTGATTATTAAGAAAGAAGATATTGACTGGGCAATACCGAAAATTGAAAAGGTTTTAACTAAACAATAA
- a CDS encoding SLC13 family permease codes for VFQYLVVKALKYFYGSPHLLFGALMFFSCILAGLVDEVSAILITIGIAGEISRHTKVSIIPYLLGLVMATNVGSAVTLIGNPIGIYLAFAGKLTFLDFLRNSTVISILSALLIIGMIVYIYRNQIKSKIAIEKNEREGKLELKNALSIKELESKLEIKDKKEISLAIIIFIVFVILVILHSFLEHLLGVEERTVLLATVLAIVGFIVLREEERGRYFIEKGPDWWTILYFMFLFANAACLEYTGVTAKVAHIIMNAGQLLPLRFMGDLSQSANVLTLLLWSSGLLSGFVDNLPVVAALVPVVKDLIASGLPKGNILWWSLLIGGCFGGNLTMIGSTANLVAIGVFERSYRRKFSFKNWLKLGIIVTLVTLVFANLFLLIKLRFSQ; via the coding sequence GTATTCCAGTATTTGGTGGTTAAGGCATTAAAATATTTTTATGGTTCACCGCACTTACTTTTTGGCGCTTTAATGTTCTTTTCGTGCATTTTAGCCGGCTTAGTTGATGAAGTTTCCGCAATTTTAATTACTATCGGCATTGCAGGAGAAATCTCTCGGCACACGAAAGTGAGCATTATTCCTTATTTATTGGGTTTAGTAATGGCAACAAATGTGGGCAGTGCTGTAACTTTAATTGGTAATCCAATTGGAATTTATTTAGCATTTGCCGGCAAATTAACCTTTCTTGATTTTTTAAGAAATTCAACAGTGATTTCAATCTTATCCGCATTGCTGATTATTGGAATGATAGTTTATATTTATCGGAATCAAATTAAAAGTAAAATTGCAATTGAGAAAAACGAACGCGAAGGTAAATTGGAATTAAAGAATGCCTTATCGATAAAAGAACTGGAATCAAAACTGGAAATAAAAGATAAAAAAGAAATATCCTTAGCCATTATAATTTTTATTGTATTTGTCATATTGGTCATTCTGCATTCGTTTTTAGAACATCTTTTGGGCGTTGAAGAACGGACTGTGCTTTTAGCCACGGTTTTAGCCATTGTCGGTTTTATTGTGTTGCGAGAAGAAGAACGCGGTCGGTATTTTATTGAGAAAGGACCTGATTGGTGGACAATTCTTTATTTCATGTTTCTTTTTGCTAATGCTGCCTGTTTGGAATATACTGGAGTAACGGCAAAAGTTGCCCATATTATTATGAATGCCGGACAACTACTACCTTTAAGATTTATGGGTGATTTAAGTCAAAGTGCAAATGTTTTAACTTTATTGCTTTGGAGTTCCGGGCTACTGTCTGGATTTGTTGATAATCTACCAGTAGTTGCGGCATTAGTGCCAGTTGTGAAAGATTTAATTGCCAGTGGTTTGCCAAAAGGCAATATTTTGTGGTGGAGTCTTTTGATTGGTGGCTGTTTTGGCGGTAATCTGACAATGATTGGCTCTACGGCGAATTTAGTTGCGATTGGCGTTTTTGAACGAAGTTATCGTCGTAAGTTTTCCTTCAAAAATTGGTTAAAACTTGGTATAATTGTTACTTTAGTTACCTTAGTTTTTGCTAATCTCTTCCTGTTAATAAAATTAAGATTTAGCCAATGA